CGTAGACTACTGCACGCAAATAGTATTACGGTACTTGCGCCAATCATCAATGACAGGGCACTCGGCTTGATTCGTTTTTTTTTCATAAGATGTTTTTCCCGCAGAGAACGCAGAGAATTAGCTATTGCTGGATACTTTACGTCCTAATCCCAACCCAGCCTAAAAGTCGATTGCTAAATCTTTTTGCATTTTAAATAGAAAGAATATCCTTCATCAGGGTATTCGCTCAGTCCCACTGAATCAATCAGTTCTAGGCGGCTAAATCTTCCTGTTCTTAAACTAAAAGGCATCGGGGAGACAGCCTTTTTATCTACGACTTTAAACCCAAATTTTTCTATGTTGTTAATTAAATCTTCTGGGCAGTATTCAATTTTATGTTCCGGATGAACAAAGCCCATTTTAACTTGTAAACGAGTAAGTTTTCGATTGGGAGTATCCAAACAAAAATAGCCTCCCGGTTTTAGGACACGATGAACCTCCATATATACTTTTTCAGCTTCGTTTTCTGTAATGTGTTCAATACTCTGTCCTGACCAAACCAAATCAATTATTTCATTCTCAAAATTAGATAAATCCGTCATGGATTGATAATAATAGGTTACTTTAGTGCCTTGAGGCGTTGTTACTTCATTCGTAGGCAGGATAGCGGAACCGAACATTCTTTGTTCAGGAGGCAAATCAATAATATGGACTCGATCGGGAATAGAAGGATACCCCATCGCCAGTAAGCTTCCTTCTACGAGATGACCAGCAGCGCCCCCAAGATCCAAGATTACCTTAGCAGGAGGGAGATGTTCTTGGACAAGGGTTAAACGCGCTAAATGGTGGGAAAGGATTCCATTCGTTTTGAATAACTTTCTTTCAGTTTCAGCAGGAATCATCAAAAACGAAAAAATTAATGATGTTCGTGTTATTTCACCAGAATCTAGTTTCTTTAAATAAAATTGAACTTCTTCTTCTAAAGGAGGTGAATTAATTAAATATTTATAAAGATTAATTATATAGGTTTCATTATTCGTTTGAATCTTGGTTAGCTGATAGAAGGAATTAATTGTTAAGAAGCTTGAAATTAAAAGTAAGTCGAAGGGATAAAATATTAAATATCTAAAAACTTTAAAAGCTAGAAGCTTTTTGTTTTGTAATGAATTTTGCATATTTTAATTAAATATTAATCAAAAACAATTCAGGTTCAAATTAGGGCTATATCAAGTCATCGGATTAGTTTATTGTGAATTTAGCATAATTGTCAGAGTTCTTGTAAAACTTGGTTTAGTGAATGTTGATTTTATTTTGATAGTGCAAAAAGCACAGCATTTTAGGGTAACTTAATAGCTGGGCGATCGCATTTGTAAGGGCGAAGGTTTCGACCCTGCTTTTACCTTTTGCTATTTTTCTTATCCTGCCCAAAGGTGTTGGGCAAATCGAATGGATAGCGGAACAAGTAAGACGGTAAAAAAGCCGATTGTGGCATATCCCCAACGCGGGTGACGGGAAAGTAATAAGCCAAGCGCGATCGCAAGTGACACAATGCCGTAAGCAATCCGCCCAATCGACCAAGTTCCTCCAGAGGACAAAATTAAACCCAAGCCGCAAAATCCATAAATTACGGTTACTAAACTGAGTTGATTCCGGAAGTGCCATAACAAGTAGCCACCCCCCACTAACGAAACCGTATTAATTAATGGATCGCCTGCTTGTAACCACAAAATTAACCATAAAACACAAAAGCCGTATCCAACTTTAACCGAACCTAATTTTTGCCGGAATCGCCACAGTAAATAGCCACAGCCGACAAGGATTAAAAATAGCAGCGGATGCCAAGGATCTTTAATCCCGCCATACTTCCAATTGGCAGTGCCAATCGAAATTTGCATTAGCATTTTCCACCAACCCTGCCAATCAAATCCGACTGAAGGTCGCCATCCTCGCTGTGCGTGAATAAACGCTAAAGGGTCTGCAAATCGAATCCAGCAATACAAACTAAATAGAAGTAACCCTCCAGCAGTCGCTAGACTGGCAACGTAGGCGATGAGGGGTCTGCGTTCTTTCCAGGCGGCAATCAGAAAGGCGGGGATGAGGGCGATTCCGGTGGGACGGGTGGCAGTTGCTAATGCACCGCACAGGGATAACCAGGCATATTGACGTTTATCAAAGGCTCGTAAAGCCGCAGTGCTGAAGAATAAAAATAGCCCTTCCGTGTAAATTACGGTTCCAAATAGGGAAAACGGACACCAAGCCAATACCGCACTTGCCCACCGTGCAGCACTTCTACCATGACGTTCTTCGACCCAAAAGTATACAAGGGCGATCGCTCCTAATAATGCCAAATTATTTACTAGCGTGCCCGCAACTTCAAACGGCAAGCCGAGGGTCATTACTCCCCGGATGAGTAAAGGGAAAACGGGGAAAAAGGCAACATTATGTCCTTGTCCGTCATTCGCGTATTCGTAACCAGAGACAGCGATCGCTCGATAATGAATGCTATCCCAGCCCTCAAAAACTCCCCAACCAGATGTAGGCATCATGTTTGAGGGACTTGGAAGTGCAGGCGCAACCACCATCATTGCGATCGCAATGATGAGTCGGCTGCATAGCCACATTGCTGTTGCAAAGACGAACCCATTCGTGCTTATGTCTTTTTTTTCAACAGCAGCAGCTTCCACAGTTGCAGCATATTTTTCCATAGATGCCCCACTCAGTTGCTCTTCCCAATCTTACTCATTGACACTCATCTGGCCCACGATTGAGCGCTTATGGTGAGTAATAATACCCCGATCTTTATCAATCCGCTCAGATGAGATGTGAAGGATGAACCCCAAGCAATTTATAGTGGAATTGCCCCTGAATCCTTAAATGATTGTGAAAGCGATTACTCTCCTTGGCTCCACTGGCTCTATCGGGACTCAGACGCTAGATATTGTGGCTCAAAACCCGGAAAAGTTCAGAATCGTGGGGTTGGCAGCAGGGCGCAACGTGCCGATGCTTGCCGCACAGATTCGGCAGTTCCGACCGAAAATTGCCGCTATCTGTCAAGAAGACAAATTGTCTGAACTGAAAGAAGCGATCGCAGACCTCGACCCCCAACCAATCCTGTTAAGTGGGGAAACTGGGGTCGTTGAAGTCGCCCGCTACGGCAATGCAGAAACGGTCGTCACCGGAATTGTGGGCTGTGCGGGGTTATTACCGACCATTGCCGCGATTGAAGCCGGGAAAGATATTGCTTTGGCGAATAAGGAAACTTTAATTGCGGGTGCCCCCGTGGTTCTGCCGCTGGTAGAGAAACACGGTGTGAAGCTGTTGCCAGCGGACTCTGAGCATTCTGCAATTTTTCAGTGTCTCCAAGGCGTCCCCAAAGGCGGCTTGCGACGGATTCTGCTCACGGCTTCTGGTGGTTCTTTCCGCGATTTGCCTGTCGAGAAATTAGCCTCTGTCACGGTTGCAGACGCCCTGAAGCATCCCAATTGGTCGATGGGTCGCAAAATTACCATTGACTCCGCTACATTGATGAATAAGGGGCTGGAAGTGATTGAGGCGCACTTCCTCTTTGGCATGGATTACGATGGCATCGAGATTGTCATCCATCCCCAAAGCATTATTCACTCGCTCATTGAATTGCAAGATACGTCAGTCTTAGCTCAGTTGGGTTGGCCTGATATGCGTTTGCCGCTACTTTATGCCCTATCCTGGCCTGAGCGAATCTATACCGACTGGGAACCGCTAGATTTGGTGAAAGCTGGAAATCTCACTTTCAAGGAACCCGATCACGAGAAGTATCCCTGTATGCAATTGGCGTATGCAGCAGGTCGTGCCGGGGGTTCGATGCCTGCGGTCTTGAATGCGGCGAACGAACAGGCAGTGGCGCTATTTTTAGAAGAAAAAATTCAATTTTTGGATATTCCTCGTTGCATCGAATCAGTTTGCGATCGCTTTACTTCCCAAAACCGCTCAACTCCTACTCTCGATGACATCATTGCCGCAGACAAATGGGCAAGACAGGAAGCACTTGAGGTCAGTCAGCAGTTGCACAAAGGTAGTAGCGCCACAGTCGTGCGTTAGGGAATTTTCTAGTCTTCCTTTAATAACTCACCAACTCATTTTCTACCCCGAACAAAGAATTTTGTAGTATCTTCCCAGACTCCTCGCTCGGTTGTTAGTTTATCAATTTCTGCTCTGTACTCAACTTGGAACTGCTCTAATTGTTCCGGTGATAGTTTCGCCAGCAGCGGATTTCCTTTAAAACTTAAATTAATCCCCTTCCAGGATAAGTCGTCATCCCTTAGATGGCGATACCGTCCAGACGGCTCAATTTTGATTTCGATATCTCTAAAACCTGCTTTTTGTAGCAAATTACGACACTTTTCTGGAGTACCGAGTGTTTCGAGGATGTGTGGTAGCGATATCCCCAATACTCTAGCGCAGATATTCCTGTAAACATCTCCCAGATAAGCTGTTTCCGGAGGACAGGTAAATGCTACAAATCCTCCTGTTTTCAGGAAGCGATACCACTTTTGTAAACTAGCAGGAATATCAGTAAAAAGTACAATTGCCTCACAGCAGAAAACAGCATCAAAACAACCATCATTAAAGGTGATGGATTCTGCATCTGCCTCAATCAATTCGATGTTTTTTAAGGAAGCTGCTTCAACTTTAACTCTAGCTTGATGGAGCATTCCCGGAGACATATCTATGCCAATGATATGGCCTTCCAAACCCACTTTCTGAGCGGCAGGAATCGCCAATAAACCTGTTCCAGTAGCCACATCAAGGATTTTATCTCCCTTCTGAATGGGGACAAATTCAAGTAGGAGATTGGCTTCAAGTGGATGGCGAGTTCCTTCCTCACAATCGTAGGTAGTTCTAGAATTATAAAATTCAATTACCTGTTGCTTGTAACTATTCATAATTCAATGAGTTGGTAATTTATGCGACTATAGTAGTCCTACTTGATTTGGAAAAAAAAACGACCGCAGAGAGGGAGATTAGAGAAACTTACGAATCCGCAAACGTGGTTCGTAATATTCAAGGAGAATAAAATTGGAAACTTATGCAGCCTGAAAGTCCTGATTTTGCAGCAACCCGAAAATAAAGTTAGAAACTAGAGAAATGTTTGTCTTTGAGGGCAGCTAAATTATAAACAATAAACCAACAATAAACTTGGAAACTGTCACACTGTAAGAAATACTCGCAAAGGATCTTTCAGAGGAAAAACAGTTTTTCTTGCCATAGTTAAGTAAAGTTACACAATACTATTTTTACCTAACGGGTCTAAAGATTCTTTCATCTGCTGCGCCGCTTCTATATCCGGACGTAAACCTGCTCGACGCACTAACTTCCACTGCTGAGCATTTTCGTCAAGAAAATGCTCAGCAGCATACTTCACTCGACGTACGGCAAACTGTTCTCGGTGCTCTACTACCTCCGCCAGAACTTGTGCTGTTAGGGGTAACTTATCAAGTTTTAGGAGGAGAGTAGAAGGAAGTCTATTTCCTCCAGAAGGAGTGGAAAATTCACAAACTGGGGCGGATGAATCAGTTCCTTGTCCGTCCCAGCTTGTTAGAGCTTGCAGAAAACATTCTGGAAAAGAGTCCTTTTACGGAATGGTTATCAGGTTACTTTGTCGCCTGCTCCACAAGACTGGGTAACTTTGTTGAAAATTCTTTAATCTGCATAAAATTGCTTTCTCCGAGAGATAAGTAAATAATGACTTGAGAATAGGGGCATTGCCATGAAGAGGAGAAAAGCACGAGTCAGGAGTACGCTACCCTGGGCTTCTACGCTAATCGGAGTCATGGGGTTTCTGACTGGAGTACCAACGCCAGTGGTAGGACAAGCTAATCCTCCCCAGGCAACCCAACAGTCAGCGGAACTGGAGTCAGCCAAGCAGCTGAACAAACAGGTAGACCAGCTTTACCAGCAAGGGCAATATGCTATAGCGATTCCCCTAGCCAAACGCGCCCTCGCTATTCGGGAAAAAGTGCTGGGCAAAGAGCATCCCGCTGTTGCCCTCAGTCTCAACAGTCTGGCAGTGCTGTACCGCTTACAGGGGAACTACAGCTCTGCCGAACCTCTCTATCAACGCTCCTTGGCAATCCGGGAGAATGTGTTGGGACTAGAGCATCCCGATGTTGCCCTCAGTCTCTACAATCTGGCAGAGCTGTACCAAGCACAGGGGAACTACAGCTCTGCTGAACCTCTCTACCAACGCTCTTTGGCAATCTCTGAGAAAGTGGTGGGCAAAGAGCATCCCTATGTTGCCAACAGTCTCAACGGTCTGGCAGAGCTGTACCAAGCACAGGGGAACTACAGCTCTGCTGAACCTCTCTACCAACGTTCCTTGGAAATCCGAGAAAAAGTGCTGGGACCAGAGCATCCCGATGTTGCTCACAGTCTCAACAGTCTGGCAGGGCTGTACCAGACACAGGGGAAGTACAGCTCTGCCGAACCTCTCTACCAACGCTCCTTGGCAATTTATGAGAAAGTGCTGGGACCAGAGCATCCCGATGTTGCCTCCAGCCTCCACAATCTAGCATCTCTGTACCGAGAACAGGGGAAGTACAGCTCTGCCGAACCTCTCCACCAACGCTCTTTGGCAATCTCTGAGAAGGTGCTGGGATCAGAGCATCCCGATGTTGCCTCCAGCCTCCACAATCTAGCATCTCTGTACCGAGAACAGGGGAAGTACAGCTCTGCCGAACCCCTCCACCAACGCTCCTTGGCAATTTATGAGAAGGTGCTGGGATCAGAGCATCCCTCTGTTGCAAAAAGCCTCAACAATCTAGCAATGCTGTACCAAGCACAGGGGAATTACAGCTCTGCTGAACCTCTCTTCCAACGCTCCTTGGCAATTTATGAGAAAGTGCTGGGACCAGAGCATCCCGATGTTGCCAACAGCCTCAACAATCTCGCAGCGCTGTACGAAGCACAGGGGAACTACAGCCAAGCTGAACCCCTCCACCAAAGCTCCTTGGTAATCCGGGAGAAGGTGCTGGGACCAGAACATCCCGATGTTGCTCAAAGTCTCAACAATTTGGCAGCCCTGTACCGAGCACAGGGGAACTACAGCTCTGCCGAACCTCTCTTTCAACGCTCTTTGGTAATCCGGGAGAAGGTGCTGGGTAAAGAACATCCCGATGTTGCCACCAGCCTCATCAATCTGGCAGCGCTGTACCAAGCACAGGGGAACTACAGCTCTGCCGAACCTCTCTTTCAACGCTCTTTGGCAATCTCTCAGAAGGTGCTGGGACCAGAGCATCCCGATGTTGCTCACAGTCTTAGCAATCTGGCAGCGCTGTACCAAGAACAGGGGAAGTACAGCTCTGCCGAACTTCTCCACCAACGCTCCTTGGCAATCTTAGAGAAAGTGCTGGGACCAGAGCATCCCCATGTTGCAAAAAGCCTCAACTATCTGGCATCTCTGTACCAAGCACAGGGGAACATCGTCCGTGCCCTTGAACTCCTGAACCGTGGCACTAATATCGAAGAACGCAACCTCGCCCTCATCTTCACCACTGGCTCCGAGGCTCAGAAAAGTGCCTACATCGCCACACTCTGGGGTACAACCAACTATACAGTCTCCCTGCAAACCCAGGACACATCCAACAACTCCCAAGCTACCCGCCTCGCTCTTACTACTATTCTGCGGCGCAAAGGCAGAGTCCTCAACGCCCTCACTGACAGCCTGCAAACTCTGCGCCAAAACCTCAAACCCTCTGACCAAAAATTACTTGACCAACTCGCTGCCACCCGCTCTCAACTGGCAGCACTACTGTTTAAGGGAACGGGTAATCTCCCCCCCAACCAGTACCGCCAGCAAGTCGCCACCCTGAAAGCTCAAGCCGACAAACTGGAAGCTACACTCTCTCGTCGTAGTGCCGAATTTCGTAGCGAATCCCAACCCGTCACCCTTGAAGCGGTGCAGCCGCTCATTCCTACTGATGCTGCCTTAGTTGAACTGATGTTGTACCAACCCTTCAACGCCAAAGCTACAAAACCAGATGAAAGGCTGGGTGCCCCTCGCTACGTCGCTTACGTCCTCCACTCTACGGGTGAACCCAAATGGGTAGACTTAGGCGAAGCCGCACTCATCAACCAAGCGGTTAATGACTTCCGCAAAGCACTGCGCTCTACCCTTTCCTCTAATGTCAAGCCAGTCGCCCGGACGCTGGATGAACTCCTCATGCAGCCCGTTCGTAAGCTTCTGGGCAACAGGCGAACCGTGCTGCTTTCCCCAGACAGCCAACTGAACCTGATTCCTTTCGCTGCCTTGGTTGATGAAAATAATCGCTATCTCGTCGAAAACTACTCCATCACCTACCTGAGTTCCGGACGTGACCTGTTGCGCCTCCAAAATCGCTCCAAAAGCAGTTCGGAACCTGTGCTGATTGCTAATCCTGATTATGACAAACCTGGCAACCCATCCGTGCCGGTTGCGACAACACGCAGCACTCTCAACCAGCGCTCTACAGACCTCGCCCAACTCCAGTTCGGCCCCTTACCCGGAACTGCCGCTGAAGCCGAAGCGATTGCCCCCATGCTACCAAGAGCTACCCTGCTGACCGGCTCACAGGCAACTGAAAATGCTCTCAAGCAACTCCAAAGTCCCAAAATTCTGCATATTGCGACTCACGGCTTCTTCTTCAATGACGTTCCCCTCGTTGCACCGCCCGATTTCTCCGGCTCATTGGTTCAAGACCGTGCCGCCATTGAAATCGTCCCCATTTCTGGCAACACCGAGAACCCCCTGCTGCGTTCGGGAATTGCTCTAGCCGGGTTCAACCCCCGTCAAAGTGGCAGTGAAGATGGAGTCCTGACGGCAATGGAAGCGGCCGGACTAAACCTATTAGGTACGAAGTTAGTGGTACTCTCAGCCTGTGAAACCGGATTGGGAGATGTTGCCAACGGGGACGGCGTTTATGGCTTGCGTCGTGCCTTGACCGTTGCCGGTGCCGAAAGTCAGCTAATCAGCCTATGGAAAGTCGATGATTTTGGCACCAAAGACCTGATGGCGAGCTATTACAAGCGCTTAATGGCGAATGTCGAGCGCTCTCAAGCTCTGCGTCAAACCCAACTAGAAATGCTCCAGAACCCACAGTACCAGCATCCTTTCTATTGGGCAGCTTTCATCCCCTCCGGCAATTGGACGAGCCTGGAGTCGGCGTCCCCCTAATCTCAATTAACTAGACACAAGTTTGACCTCTTAGCCTGTTCCGAGAGCGCGATCGCCAAAGTTTTCGCTCTACTGAAAGTCTTCCCACATTCTGGACTTCGTTCTTTTTACGGAATGTTTACACCCACATTCCGCACCCTCAACTGTCACATGAGCAGCAATTCCCTAGAAGCGATCGCGTTTATTGCTCAACGTTACAGTATTCCCTTCCTCTGTGATGCCTCCCAAGCTGTAGGAAAAATCCCCATACTCTTTGAAGAGTGGGAAATCACTTACCTAGCCATCTGTGCCCACAAACTCTATGGTTCCAATCGTAGCTAGTTGCGTAAGTCCTAATAATCTTAGTAAACCTAAACAAAGGTATTACCACTTTGGAAAACTGGTCGCTGATAAGTACAACGCGCTCTAAAAGGGTATGTGCCAGTTAGTTTCCAACTTTATTTTTCAGTTTCCAACTTTATTCTCCTTTTACAGCTATAGCAGCTTATTCCACTGTTACTGACTTCGCCAAATTCCGAGGCTGATCTACATCTAAGCCGCGAAGCGCTGCAATGTGATAAGCCAACAGTTGTAATGGAATAACTGTGAGGATGGGAGAAAGCAACTCTTCAACAGCAGGAACGGGCAATAAATCATCAAAGGTTTCCGCTGCTTCTGGGTCATTCATCGGCGTCACGCCAATTAAGCGGGAATCCCGCGCCTTCGCTTCCTGGGCATTCGAGAGGACTTTTTCGTACACAGTCCCCGGCATTGCGATCGCTACTACGGGCACTTTCGCATCCAACAATGCAATCGGGCCGTGTTTCATCTCTCCAGCGGGATAACCTTCGGCGTGGATATAGCTAATTTCTTTCAATTTCAGCGCCCCTTCCAAGGCAATTGGGAAATTAATCCCCCGTCCTAAAAAGATAAAATCTTTTGTTTCGGCAAAATCGTGAGTCAGATGCTCAATATAACGCTCCTGACTTTCTAAAATTAGTTCAATCTGCGCTGGCAACTGTCGTAAGCCAATTAAAATTTGCTCTAACCGAATTGCCGATACCGTCTGACGCCGATAAGCTAAATCCAGAGCCAAACAGTAAAACGCCATCAGCTGAGCAACAAAGGTTTTAGTCGCCGCTACTCCGATTTCAATTCCGGCGTGAGTTTCGATAATCTGCGGCACCATCGTCCCCAAAGTGCTTTCTGGGCGATTGGTAATCCCTAGCAATCGCGTCTGAAACTGGGGCGGCTGAGTGGCACGACGCTGGGATTCCATTGCCAAAGCCGCCAGGGTATCCGCTGTTTCTCCAGATTGAGTCACGCCAATTGTCAACGTATTCGCAGTTAGAGGCGCGGGTGCATAGCGAAACTCAGAGGCATACTGCACGATGGTCGGAATTCCCGCTAACTGTTCCAGCAGGTATTTACCCACCAGTCCAGCGTGCCAACTGGTGCCGCAGGCAAGAATTTGAATGTGTTCTAAATTTTCGTACAGTGACGCCGGTAAATTCAGTTTAATCGGAGATTGAGGAGACTCGGCATTCCAATCTGCATTCAGATAAGCTTCTAAACAAGCGCGAACTACTCCCGGTTGCTCATAAATTTCTTTGAGCATAAAGTGCTTGAATCCCTGTTTTTCCACCTGTACGGGATTCCAACTCAACGTCCGGGGACTTTTTTTGAGCCTATCGCCAGCAAAATTGTACACCTCAACCCCAATCGGGGTCATTCTTGCCAGTTCACCATTTTCCAGGGTCAGGACGGCACGAGTGTGGGGAACCAGTGCCGGAGTATCAGAGGCGCAGAAAAACTCTCCTTGACCGAATCCAATGGTGAGGGGAGCTTGTTGCCGTGCCACAATCAATTCATCGGGATAGTCGGCACAGATAACCGCGATCGCAAACGCTCCCTCCAGTTTATTTACCGCCTGCCGTACTACTTCTAAAAAGGGCGAATTCTGAATTACCGCCGCTGAGTTTTGCACTTGCTGTGACATCACTTCAGCCATCAATTGCGGGATTGCCTCCGTGTCTGTCCCCGCCTTCGTTACTGCTTGGCGCACTGCCTCTAAAAACGGAGCCTGCTGAGGTGTAGAAGCTGAGTTGTGTACTTGCTGTGCCATTAGTTCGGCGATTAGCTGGGGAATCAACTCCGTATCCGTCCCGGTTTTCGTCACCGCCAGCCGCACCGCTTCTAAAAACGGAAACGGTTGAGCTGTCGCCGCTGCTTGCTGCGCTTGCTGTGCCATTAATTCGGCGATTAAGTGGGGAATCACCTCGGTATCCGTCTCTGAGCGAAACTCGTGTCCCTTGGCTTTAAGTTCTTCTCGCAATTCCCGATAATTTTCAATAATCCCGTTTTGTACTACCGCGATTCGCTTCGCCGTATCCGTGTGGGGATGGGCGTTGTATTCTTCTGGCTTGCCGTGAGTCGCCCAGCGGGTGTGTCCGATGCCAATCGTCGCCGGATTGACTTCTCGTTGTAGCTTTTCGCGCAGGTTGTAGAGTTTGCCCTTTGCCCGCACGCAGTGGATGTCACCTTCCAAGACTGTGGCGATACCGGCAGAATCGTAGCCCCGGTACTCCAGTTTTTCCAAGCCTGCCAGCAAAATTTCTGTCGCCGCTTGAGTGCCAATATAGCCAACGATTCCGCACATATATCACAACACTCCTGTTCACACTTAATCTAAAAAGCTACTGGGCTATCCCAGGAACGTCAAGGTCAACAACATTGTATTGGTTACGGGCGATCGCGCTCTTGTTCCGTAAAAAAGAGGGAGCAATTTGCCCCCTCAATGCCTTGGAATCGGAATGATAAAAAGTGTTTTCAAGCCAGCTTGTTAGTATGCCAAGCCCATGCTGCGAGTAGTTTCAGCATTGCTCAAATAAACTCGGATACTCAAAAAGTCTGTAGGACAGGCAGTTTCGCACCGCTTGCAACCTACACAATCTTCAGTCCGAGGAGATGAGGCAATCTGTTGGGCTTTGCAGCCATCCCAGGGAACCATCTCTAGGACGTCCGTTGGGCAAGCGCGAACGCATTGGGTGCATCCAATGCAGGTGTCATAGATTTTAACGGTATGAGACATCGAAAAACGGCTCCTTTCTGAGTGTTCTCTACTAATGACACTAGAATCAAGGCTTAGTTTACCGCAGGCACAGAGACGCCTCTGCAAAAGGCTACAGAACTTCAAACTCTGTAATAGATTGCCCCTAATTGTGACTTGGCAATCAAGGCGGGGAAATCCCTCTGTCTCAATGCGGTTTGCCTCACCGGCAAAGCTGGGTTGCCTTCGACATCATAAAGAAGTGTGAACAAAAGACTTAACTCAGTTGAACAAAATTTCATTCAAACGTTCGACACCGATAAGTTTTAATCCTTGGGAATCGACTATGACACTGATTCGTTGGCAACCTTTTCAAGAAATGGAAACCCTGCGCCGTCAAATGGATCGAGTGTTTGACGAACTGGCAAGCGTTAATCGGGATGCTCCAATCACCTGGAAGCCTGCGATTGAGCTGCAAGATACAGAGGATAGCCTAATCTTGCGGGCACAGCTTCCTGGTATTGAAGCCAAAGACCTTGATATCCGCATTTCTCGTGAAGCGGTCGTGATTACAGGCGAACGCCGCTACGAAAAGAAAGAACAAGAAGGCGGTTACGTCCGTTCTGAGTTCCGCTACGGAAACTTTCAGCGAGTGATTCCTCTGCCTG
Above is a window of Coleofasciculus sp. FACHB-1120 DNA encoding:
- a CDS encoding Hsp20/alpha crystallin family protein, translated to MTLIRWQPFQEMETLRRQMDRVFDELASVNRDAPITWKPAIELQDTEDSLILRAQLPGIEAKDLDIRISREAVVITGERRYEKKEQEGGYVRSEFRYGNFQRVIPLPVAIQNDRVESEFKDGVLMLTLPKVTATRDRVVKLNLADTTSATPEVTDAPVADAKKPEATESAEPASVWD
- the psaC gene encoding photosystem I iron-sulfur center protein PsaC, translating into MSHTVKIYDTCIGCTQCVRACPTDVLEMVPWDGCKAQQIASSPRTEDCVGCKRCETACPTDFLSIRVYLSNAETTRSMGLAY
- the glmS gene encoding glutamine--fructose-6-phosphate transaminase (isomerizing) gives rise to the protein MCGIVGYIGTQAATEILLAGLEKLEYRGYDSAGIATVLEGDIHCVRAKGKLYNLREKLQREVNPATIGIGHTRWATHGKPEEYNAHPHTDTAKRIAVVQNGIIENYRELREELKAKGHEFRSETDTEVIPHLIAELMAQQAQQAAATAQPFPFLEAVRLAVTKTGTDTELIPQLIAELMAQQVHNSASTPQQAPFLEAVRQAVTKAGTDTEAIPQLMAEVMSQQVQNSAAVIQNSPFLEVVRQAVNKLEGAFAIAVICADYPDELIVARQQAPLTIGFGQGEFFCASDTPALVPHTRAVLTLENGELARMTPIGVEVYNFAGDRLKKSPRTLSWNPVQVEKQGFKHFMLKEIYEQPGVVRACLEAYLNADWNAESPQSPIKLNLPASLYENLEHIQILACGTSWHAGLVGKYLLEQLAGIPTIVQYASEFRYAPAPLTANTLTIGVTQSGETADTLAALAMESQRRATQPPQFQTRLLGITNRPESTLGTMVPQIIETHAGIEIGVAATKTFVAQLMAFYCLALDLAYRRQTVSAIRLEQILIGLRQLPAQIELILESQERYIEHLTHDFAETKDFIFLGRGINFPIALEGALKLKEISYIHAEGYPAGEMKHGPIALLDAKVPVVAIAMPGTVYEKVLSNAQEAKARDSRLIGVTPMNDPEAAETFDDLLPVPAVEELLSPILTVIPLQLLAYHIAALRGLDVDQPRNLAKSVTVE